Below is a window of Macadamia integrifolia cultivar HAES 741 chromosome 8, SCU_Mint_v3, whole genome shotgun sequence DNA.
TTGGGCACGCATCGTTTCTGTTGTATTACTTCTTGAGCCAGGTGGCAATGGAGGATGACATGAAATCAAACATGACTGTGATGTTGTTGGAGAGGATGGGGGAATGCGCAGTGTTGGGGTGGCAGAAGAAGCTTGCGTTGCACCAGCTTGGTTGTGTGATGCTTGAGAGAAAAGAGTACAAGGATGCCCAAAAATGGTTTGAGGCAGCAGCAGAAGCCGGTCATGTTTATTCATTGGCCGGTGTTGCAAGGACCAAATACAAACGGGGGCATAAGTATTCAGCATACAAACAGTTAAATTCTCTTATCTCAGAGTATCAACCAGTTGGATGGATGTACCAAGAGCGATCTTTATATTGTATTGGGAAGGAGAGGACGATGGATTTGCAAACTGCAACAGAGTTAGACCCTACCCTTTCATTTCCATACAAGTACAGGGCAGTtgcaatggtggaagagaacATGTTTGGGGCAGCCATCTCTGAGATCAACAAGATCATTGGGTTCAAAGTCTCCACTGACTGCCTTGAGTTACGTGCTTGGTTCTGTATTGCCCTTGAGGATTATGAGGGAGCTCTAAGAGACATTAGGGCGCTCTTGACTTTGGACCCTAATTACATGATTTATCATGGAAAGGTTCATGGGGAATACCTGATTGAGCTCCTTCGACAACAAGTTCAACAGTGGAGCCAGGCTGATTGCTGGATGCAACTTTATGACCGATGGTCCTCTGTTGATGATATTGGCTCCCTCGCTGTTGTACACCATATGCTGGCAAATGACCCTGGGAAAAGCCTTCTAAGGTTTCGGCAATCCCTCCTCCTTTTAAGGTGAGTGTTATCAGTTTTTTGTACAATGGTTGCTTTGTTGATGTTTTGTTCAACTGACCTTCCTCAGTGATGTGTGATTTCAGTTCCCCTAACCTCTACTGAGAACCAATTTTACTCAGTTTCTCTTAAGCCTTCTgtggagagggaaaaaaaaagaaaagaaaaagttaaacCAATATTTCAAAACCTCATCCTCTCTTCAAATCCTGCCAATTTTGAAGGTCTTAGGTCCACCTCACTTTAAGTGGTCATTTAGCATCTCTTTAGGAACTAGGTTTTGTTCTTGAATTCTTAACTATTTTTCAATCAAAAGAGAACGGAAAAGCAATTAccagaaatgaaagaaaaaggatgTCATACTGATGCACTTAGTAGGGCTGAATGGTGCAAAATATGCTAATGTTGACAGTGTCCAACATGTTTTGGAAATTTATGTCCATATGTGGCCTCTTTACAACTTTTTAGTGGATCAAATTACTCTACtatgttatttttcttcttcactttggAATGTTGGAACTATGAATGGCAGTTTCCTGTTAGATCACACACTAAAACACATACCCGCAGATCCATCTTCTAACTGGTTTGGACATTCAGTTCTTTTTTTGCGGGGGGTGGGGTGGGCACATGTTTTGAATTGTGATTTGTAGGCAATTAATAACACAGTTATCTTCTTCAGTCACAGATACAAGAACACATTTATGAAGCTAAGTTTGAAAACTTGTTTGGGGTATTATTCATGTTATtagaagaagtttttttttttttctacctttATTTTTGTCCCTGTTAAAAATTATCATATTCCGGCAGCATCCCTGATGTTTGTGAGTGATGCAGGTTAAATTGTCAAAAGGCTGCAATGCGCAGTTTGCGTTTGGCTAGAAATCATTCTAGTTCTGAGCATGAAAGGCTTGTCTATGAAGGATGGATTTTATATGACACCGGCCATCGTGAAGAAGCACTAGCTAAGGCTGAGGAGTCCATTTCCATTCAAAGATCGTTTGAAGCTTTTTTCCTCAAAGCATATGCTTTAGCCGACACAAGCCTAGATACTGAATCTTCATCTTATGTTGTTCAACTTTTAGAGGAAGCTCTGAGATGCCCTTCTGATGGTCTTCGGAAAGGACAAGTATGTATTACTCACTGATTTACGAAGAATGTTGTTTGTGTATCCCATTATCTTTGTCATGGTACATAAAATGTTCTGTTTTGTGCAAATGTGATACATGCAGGCATTAAACAATCTAGGGAGTGTCTATGTAGACTGTGATAAACTGGATCTTGCTGCAGACTGCTACTTGAATGCTCTTAACATAAGGCATACACGAGCACATCAAGGCCTGGCACGTGTTTATCAtctcaagaatcaaagaaaagcTGCCTATGATGAGATGACAAAACTGATAGAGAAGGCTCGAAACAATGCATCAGCATATGAGAAACGCTCAGAATACTGTGACCGTGACATGGCAAGGAGTGATCTCAGCATGGCAACACAATTGGATCCACTGCGGACTTACCCATATAGATATAGGGCAGCAGGTATGCTCCATGGCCTTTCACAAATAATTTGTTTCATTGCGTTAGTTTTACAAGTATGTAATTGT
It encodes the following:
- the LOC122087326 gene encoding ethylene-overproduction protein 1-like — protein: MQHNLFTTIRSLKVVDGCKSTQVYALNPSANAAGIGGCIGVGDKLHDHLRVSSIRSQSIHNSSISDILLPYGLPVTDLLEPPIEPYLKFVNFVDILADVYRRLDESPPLDKSIIYLEQCTVFRCLSDPKLLRRSLRSARQHAVDVHSKVVLSAWLRFERREDELDGSSSMDCSGRKIQCPKDSLVAGYDPDSVYDPCLCRRSPPEAADVEVPMGQEECSTSNEDGDMSFCIGDEEVRCVRYHIASLSRPFKAMLYGSFTESRRETINFTQNEISVKGMQAVEIYSRTRKLDWFPPDIVLELLCFANRFCCEEMKGACDAHLASLVSNVDDALILVDYGLEEMAYLLVASCLQVILRELPKALYSPNVMRLFCSLEAKERLAMVGHASFLLYYFLSQVAMEDDMKSNMTVMLLERMGECAVLGWQKKLALHQLGCVMLERKEYKDAQKWFEAAAEAGHVYSLAGVARTKYKRGHKYSAYKQLNSLISEYQPVGWMYQERSLYCIGKERTMDLQTATELDPTLSFPYKYRAVAMVEENMFGAAISEINKIIGFKVSTDCLELRAWFCIALEDYEGALRDIRALLTLDPNYMIYHGKVHGEYLIELLRQQVQQWSQADCWMQLYDRWSSVDDIGSLAVVHHMLANDPGKSLLRFRQSLLLLRLNCQKAAMRSLRLARNHSSSEHERLVYEGWILYDTGHREEALAKAEESISIQRSFEAFFLKAYALADTSLDTESSSYVVQLLEEALRCPSDGLRKGQALNNLGSVYVDCDKLDLAADCYLNALNIRHTRAHQGLARVYHLKNQRKAAYDEMTKLIEKARNNASAYEKRSEYCDRDMARSDLSMATQLDPLRTYPYRYRAAVLMDDHKEAEAIAELSRAIAFKPDLQLLHLRAAFHDSMGDIASTLQDSEAALCLDPSHTDMLELRNKAWERATDQQEKK